In Verrucomicrobiia bacterium, the following are encoded in one genomic region:
- a CDS encoding SWIB/MDM2 domain-containing protein has protein sequence MAEGTQTKRKPSAAFMKPVQPDEKLAAVIGNDPVPRTEITRKLWDYIRANRLQDPSNKTRINADDKLKQVFDGRDQVTMFEMTKLVFNHVK, from the coding sequence ATGGCTGAAGGCACCCAAACCAAACGCAAACCGAGTGCGGCATTCATGAAGCCGGTGCAGCCGGACGAGAAGTTGGCCGCAGTGATCGGCAATGACCCTGTCCCTCGCACTGAAATCACCCGGAAGCTTTGGGACTACATACGTGCCAATCGCCTCCAGGATCCCTCGAACAAGACCCGGATCAACGCCGACGACAAGCTGAAGCAGGTGTTTGACGGGCGGGATCAGGTCACCATGTTTGAGATGACCAAGCTGGTTTTCAACCATGTGAAGTGA
- a CDS encoding DUF1573 domain-containing protein: protein MVQPVMNHGRHAAKTVLLVGLLLFARPAFAAEGVADPGPAVPHNHAHPPAAPSVIPAPGALSADAVLAWDKETHENTVPHGTVDTKFTFLLTNISPAEVTISGVHTSCGCTAAQLPQIPWVLPAGGTGEIKVTMNVANKTGLISKTVTVNTDKGPKVLFVKANVLPQTADQMAGGDRSNNQKIALADRQAVFRGDCARCHSDSKGKMGHELYVSVCGVCHEAEHRASMVPSLQALPNPTNAEYWRNWVTHGKEGTLMPAFSEKENGILTDQQIDSLVKYLGEKFPSKTASQTGTQPAVPSLPKL, encoded by the coding sequence ATGGTTCAGCCTGTTATGAACCATGGCCGGCACGCTGCGAAAACCGTTCTTCTCGTTGGACTATTACTTTTCGCCCGGCCGGCCTTTGCGGCAGAGGGTGTGGCCGATCCCGGCCCCGCCGTCCCTCACAATCACGCGCATCCGCCCGCAGCTCCCAGCGTGATTCCAGCGCCCGGCGCCTTGTCCGCAGATGCTGTCCTCGCCTGGGATAAGGAGACCCACGAAAATACGGTTCCTCACGGCACGGTTGACACGAAGTTCACTTTTCTGCTGACGAATATTTCTCCCGCCGAGGTCACGATTTCTGGCGTTCATACATCCTGCGGATGCACTGCAGCCCAGTTGCCGCAGATTCCCTGGGTTCTTCCCGCGGGCGGCACAGGGGAGATCAAGGTGACAATGAACGTCGCGAACAAGACCGGGTTGATTTCCAAAACGGTAACCGTGAACACCGACAAGGGCCCGAAGGTGTTGTTCGTGAAGGCGAACGTTTTGCCGCAAACGGCGGATCAAATGGCTGGCGGTGATCGCTCAAATAACCAGAAGATTGCATTGGCGGATCGACAGGCGGTGTTTCGCGGTGATTGCGCGCGCTGTCACTCGGATTCCAAGGGGAAGATGGGCCATGAACTGTACGTGTCGGTTTGCGGCGTGTGCCATGAGGCTGAACATCGAGCCTCCATGGTTCCCAGTCTTCAGGCGTTGCCGAATCCCACCAACGCGGAATATTGGCGCAATTGGGTGACGCATGGGAAAGAGGGGACACTCATGCCCGCATTTTCTGAAAAGGAAAACGGAATCCTGACGGACCAGCAAATCGACTCTCTCGTAAAGTACCTTGGCGAGAAATTTCCCAGCAAGACAGCTTCCCAAACCGGCACGCAACCCGCGGTTCCCAGTCTTCCAAAACTCTAG